In Elephas maximus indicus isolate mEleMax1 chromosome 4, mEleMax1 primary haplotype, whole genome shotgun sequence, a genomic segment contains:
- the CLEC12B gene encoding C-type lectin domain family 12 member B → MSEEVTYATLTFQNSAETGNNRNQNNRRKRGYPAPSPIWRQASLSLLTLCLILLIGLVTLGILYLQASNEINSDSEKLSRLQKTVHQKQDNSSQQLGNYGNFSMEEEFLKSQISNLLKKQGQMAIKLCQQLIIHNSDHECNPCPKMWQWYQNSCYYFTTNEEKTWINSRKDCMDKNSTLLKIDSLEEKDFLKSQPLPKLSFFWLGLSWDPFGRSWLWEDGSTPSASIFSTKELTQFNGSKGCAYFQKGNIYISRCSAEISWICEKTAALVKTEDLK, encoded by the exons ATGTCTGAAGAAGTGACCTACGCGACACTCACATTTCAAAACTCTGcagaaacaggaaataacaggAATCAAAATAATCGAAGAAAAAGAG GGTATCCAGCTCCATCCCCCATATGGCGTCAGGCTTCCCTAAGTCTGCTAACTCTTTGTCTGATACTGCTGATTGGGTTGGTGACTTTGGGGATTCTGT ATTTGCAGGCATCTAATGAAATTAACTCAGATTCAGAGAAATTGAGTCGACTTCAGAAAACTGTCCACCAAAAGCAGGACAACTCATCCCAGCAGCTGGGCAACTATGGGAACTTTTCCATGGAGGAAGAATTTCTTAAATCACAGATCTCTAATCTACTGAAGAAGCAGGGGCAAATGGCCATCAAACTCTGCCAACAGCTTATCATTCACAATTCAG ACCACGAATGTAATCCTTGTCCTAAGATGTGGCAATGGTACCAAAACAGCTGCTATTATTTTACAACTAATGAAGAGAAAACCTGGATTAACAGTAGAAAGGACTGCATGGACAAGAACTCCACCCTGCTGAAGATAGACAGCTTGGAAGAAAAG GATTTTCTTAAATCGCAGCCATTACCCAAGCTTTCTTTCTTCTGGCTGGGATTATCATGGGACCCATTTGGCAGAAGTTGGCtatgggaggatggctctactcCTTCTGCATCCAT ATTCAGTACTAAAGAACTTACCCAGTTCAATGGATCCAAGGGATGTGCTTACtttcaaaagggcaatatttatATTTCCCGTTGCAGTGCTGAAATTTCCTGGATTTGTGAGAAGACAGCTGCTTTGGTAAAGACTGAAGATTTGAAATAA